The proteins below are encoded in one region of Periplaneta americana isolate PAMFEO1 chromosome 11, P.americana_PAMFEO1_priV1, whole genome shotgun sequence:
- the LOC138709065 gene encoding hemolymph lipopolysaccharide-binding protein-like, with protein MYRYLLTVFLLLFCYTGDSFELECVSSNSKSLKFSLSSLRNSTGYWIAQVKLGHGAGSNDSGPWEVDIDHTIAKCEGQDSIMVVATVSAPSFTFKPPLGLGYELVPGLGYYKLHTDVKTWHEALKACEQEGAHLAIINSEAEAKSLAPFWDMNPKILDGGSNNWAHVGFHDLYKEGQYLTIFNQSLAAAGYVKWYSGEPHGASSNCGCVFRRENLLGDTLCLSKQPFFCEIEL; from the exons ATGTATCGCTATCTACTGACAGTCTTTCTGTTACTCTTCTGCTATACTGGAGACTCATTTGAACTGGAATGCGTCTCTTCTAATTCCAAGTCTCTCAAATTCTCTCTCTCAAGTCTTCGGAACTCGACGGGTTATTGGATCGCACAG GTGAAATTGGGTCATGGAGCTGGAAGCAATGACTCTGGACCCTGGGAGGTGGACATTGATCATACCATAGCCAAATGTGAGGGACAAGATTCAATCATGGTAGTGGCTACTGTTTCAG caCCGTCTTTCACATTCAAACCACCACTCGGATTGGGATACGAATTGGTCCCTGGATTGGGATACTACAAGCTGCACACGGATGTGAAGACTTGGCACGAAGCCCTCAAGGCTTGTGAGCAAGAAGGagcccatctcgctatcatcaactcCGAAGCTGAAGCAAAATCACTCGCTCCGTTTTGGGATATGAATCCTAAAATACTTGACGGAGGCTCAAACAACTGGGCGCATGTTGGATTTCATGATCTGTATAAGGAAGGACAGTACCTCACCATATTCA ACCAAAGTCTTGCTGCTGCTGGGTATGTCAAATGGTATTCCGGAGAACCTCATGGTGCGAGTTCAAACTGTGGATGCGTCTTTAGGAGAGAGAATCTCCTAGGAGACACACTATGCCTTTCCAAGCAACCATTCTTCTGCGAAATAGAGTTATGA
- the LOC138709064 gene encoding hemolymph lipopolysaccharide-binding protein-like → MYRYLLTLFMLFFCYIGHSFALECVSSDYKSLKFSLSSRRNSTGHWIAQVKLGHGAGSNDSGPWEVDIDHTIAKCEGQDSIMVVATVAAPSFTFKPPRGLGYDLVPGFGYYKLHTDVKTWHEALKACEQEGAHLAIINSEAEAKSLTPFWDMNPKILDGGANDWAHVGFHDQYKEGQYLTIYNQSLVAAGYVKWYPGEPHGAGSNCGCVIRRENLLADIICTAKQPFFCEIEL, encoded by the exons ATGTATCGCTATCTACTGACACTCTTTATGTTATTCTTCTGCTACATTGGACACTCATTTGCACTGGAATGCGTCTCTTCTGATTACAAATCTCTCAAATTCTCTCTCTCAAGTCGTCGGAACTCCACGGGTCATTGGATCGCACAG GTGAAATTGGGTCATGGAGCTGGAAGCAATGACTCTGGACCCTGGGAGGTGGACATCGACCACACTATAGCCAAATGTGAGGGACAAGATTCAATCATGGTAGTGGCTACTGTTGCAG caCCATCTTTCACATTCAAACCACCACGCGGTTTGGGATACGACTTGGTTCCTGGATTCGGATACTACAAGCTGCACACGGATGTGAAGACCTGGCACGAAGCCCTCAAGGCTTGTGAGCAAGAAGGagcccatctcgctatcatcaactcTGAAGCTGAAGCAAAATCACTCACTCCGTTTTGGGATATGAATCCTAAAATTCTTGACGGAGGCGCAAATGACTGGGCTCATGTTGGATTCCATGATCAATATAAGGAAGGACAGTATCTCACCATATACA ACCAGAGTCTTGTTGCTGCTGGGTATGTCAAATGGTATCCCGGAGAGCCTCATGGTGCGGGTTCAAACTGTGGATGCGTCATTAGAAGAGAGAATCTCCTAGCAGACATAATATGCACTGCCAAGCAACCATTCTTCTGCGAAATAGAGTTATGA